In one window of Gouania willdenowi unplaced genomic scaffold, fGouWil2.1 scaffold_420_arrow_ctg1, whole genome shotgun sequence DNA:
- the LOC114460299 gene encoding uncharacterized protein LOC114460299: MAAPVKLRIILGDNNSQRLILPDGIPESVNELAQQIKRQCGIEGVFRLQFMDAEFGNEFSNLLSISDVQDKGTIKVIYISDAQPGGSTPPPFAPPPSLASSSSCSPNDSSVSSGSSFDTDILSSPESTSSRLTAWPVVFQVPRFSYDAELQLDRANAAFKATGTLFNPDVKLKSAILNGLAEKIIQYKVYLSDSKFDDVAEALMSKHPCLKEPGSVSGYGGWKASLKYKLANYRTKLRGLGCREVTLNSLKQKPEGKVSPAYGVKRPKKAEVNYCPAYTTDETAETLEVIRVALLSEVQKRNNDGKGREEVVREAPMIADFKTRWPALFHVREVSSEFKRITTTHLQSKFFAELDAHSANLLKVYAKKGGVQGRKIKNIMVPITQTDSIDVRRECVLKGLCVYLNEDPEKLVKEYTTADENIGTAMAETVFGIFVMRHEGAQPGDDPEDVGIILEGVEVLDGLVNVPFAVKESLTQIVKTSYLLLFCHNFVAVMSFPAFRFG, from the exons atggctgctccggtgaaGCTCAGAATTATACTAGGAGACAACAATTCCCAGAGATTGATTCTTCCAGATGGGATTCCAGAGTCTGTCAATGAACTCGCACAGCAAATTAAGAGACAGTGTGGAATAGAAGGGGTTTTCAGGCTTCAATTCATGGATGCAGAATTTGGGAATGAATTCAGCAACTTGCTGTCAATATCGGATGTCCAGGACAAAGGTACCATTAAGGTCATCTATATTTCAGATGCCCAACCTGGTGGCTCCACACCCCCTCCCTTCGCACCACCTCCTTCCTTAGCTTCATCGTCGTCCTGCTCTCCAAATGACTCCTCCGTTTCATCTGGTAGCTCTTTTGATACAGACATACTATCTTCTCCCGAGTCCACCTCCTCAAGATTGACTGCATGGCCAGTGGTCTTCCAAGTTCCCAGGTTCTCCTATGATGCTGAGCTACAGCTGGACAGGGCCAATGCTGCTTTCAAAGCAACCGGAACTTTGTTCAATCCTGATGTGAAACTAAAATCTGCCATTCTTAATGGCTTAGCTGAAAAGATCATTCAGTACAAAGTGTACCTCTCTGACTCAAAGTTTGATGACGTGGCAGAAGCTCTTATGTCAAAGCATCCATGTTTGAAAGAGCCAGGTTCTGTCTCTGGATATGGCGGCTGGAAGGCAAGCTTGAAATATAAACTCGCTAACTACAGAACAAAGCTCAGGGGGCTTGGGTGCCGTGAAGTTACATTGAATTCCCTAAAACAAAAGCCTGAAGGCAAAGTCAGTCCTGCCTATGGTGTTAAGAGGCCAAAAAAAGCAGAAGTGAATTATTGCCCAGCCTATACAACTGATGAAACAGCAGAGACGCTAGAAGTGATAAGAGTGGCCCTCCTGtcagaagtacagaaaagaaaTAATGACGGGAAGGGAAGAGAAGAGGTAGTACGAGAGGCACCCATGATTGCAGATTTCAAGACAAGGTGGCCGGCTCTCTTCCATGTGCGTGAG gtGAGTTCCGAATTCAAGAGAATCACAACAACGCATCTGCAGTCAAAGTTCTTTGCTGAGCTGGATGCTCACTCTGCAAATCTGCTCAAGGTGTATGCCAAGAAAGGTGGTGTTCAAGGGAGAAAAATCAAGAACATCATGGTACCCATAACCCAG ACGGACAGCATTGACGTCAGACGAGAATGCGTCCTCAAAGGTCTTTGTGTCTACTTGAATGAAGATCCGGAGAAGCTGGTTAAGGAATACACG acGGCTGACGAAAACATTGGAACGGCCATGGCAGAGACGGTCTTTGGAATCTTTGTCATGCGACATGAAGGAGCACAGCCTGGTGATGACCCTGAGGATGTTGGAATCATTCTGGAGGGGGTGGAAGTACTCGATGGGTTGGTAAATGTGCCTTTTGCTGTGAAGGAGTCCCTGACACAGATTGTCAAAACCTCTTACCTCTTACTCTTTTGTCACAATTTTGTTGCTGTTATGAGCTTTCCAGCTTTTAGATTTGGGTAA